From Vigna unguiculata cultivar IT97K-499-35 chromosome 5, ASM411807v1, whole genome shotgun sequence, the proteins below share one genomic window:
- the LOC114184409 gene encoding protein ANTI-SILENCING 1-like, whose product MSRPLSSSANVGEVIDFKWGKKRGVGVKNKDTHYYESFVYDGVEYFLYDCVYLFSTSNVETNIGKLIKIYERPTREKMIKVVWFFRPMEIRNFLGDYQPCWNELFLASGEGTGLSNMNHLESIIGKCNVVCTSKDIRNPKPSETELNNADYFFNCTFDVGRRVLIDKFTNEIDGVKVEQFFNKRRVDQTSNHLHVGTDIRPKIVTKTYPISHCQVNDRAEGRTSENTFPKHSSDSYPYKKRKIIEEKPNIGQSSETPKEEKINEKKVEIKRDEKFNADKRIIDVVERPDADKRKWFKKMPWDERLRRAQELDTLVLLNNLDPSYTSYEVEDLVWCALKVKVQARMIEWIPSSSTYYGRAFVIFKTKCEAESAISELSRRCLSLGEGRIVSAMKGALREPDKKKKFTGHLVIDRTALQRQNQEMRNAVSTSHCSQPNTIEYPMSIEWLLHYAKFNACWDALYQRQMKEIQDVKSKLRMDRNFSD is encoded by the exons ATGTCACGCCCATTATCATCATCGGCAAATGTTGGAGAAGTGATAGATTTTAAGTGGGGCAAGAAGAGGGGAGTTGGTGTGAAGAACAAGGACACTCATTACTATGAGTCCTTCGTTTACGATGGTGTGGAGTATTTTCTATATGATTGTGTCTACTTGTTCTCTACAAGTAATGTTGAAACTAACATCGGCAAGCTTATCAAGATATACGAGAGACCTACCCGTGAAAAGATGATCAAAGTTGTTTGGTTTTTCCGACCCATGGAAATTCGTAACTTTCTCGGAGATTATCAGCCCTGTTGGAATGAGTTATTTTTGGCATCTGGTGAGGGCACAGGTCTTTCCAATATGAACCACCtg gaatcaattaTTGGAAAATGCAATGTTGTTTGCACTTCAAAGGACATTAGAAATCCCAAGCCATCAGAAACGGAATTAAACAACGCAGACTACTTTTTCAATTGCACGTTTGATGTTGGAAGGCGTGTACTCATTGATAAATTTACTAATGAGATTGATGGAGTTAAAG TGGAGCAGTTCTTTAACAAGAGAAGGGTTGATCAAACCAGTAACCATCTACATGTTGGGACAGATATTAGACCCAAAATTGTGACCAAGACTTATCCTATCTCACATTGTCAAGTTAACGATAGAGCTGAAGGGAGAACTTCTGAGAATACTTTCCCAAAGCATTCTTCAGATTCCTATCCATATAAAAAGAGGAAGATTATAGAAGAGAAGCCAAACATTGGTCAAAGTAGCGAGACtcctaaagaagaaaaaattaatgagAAGAAGGTAGAAATCAAACGGGACGAAAAATTCAACGCAGATAAAAGGATTATTGATGTAGTTGAAAGACCAGATGCA GACAAGAGAAAGTGGTTTAAGAAAATG CCTTGGGATGAAAGACTGCGGAGAGCTCAAGAATTGGATACCTtagttttattgaataatcTGGATCCATCCTACACATCATATGAAGTGGAG GATCTTGTTTGGTGTGCTCTCAAAGTAAAGGTTCAGGCAAGGATGATAGAATGGATCCCAAGTTCCAGTACATACTATG GTAGagcatttgttatttttaaaacaaaatgtgAAGCTGAATCTGCAATATCCGAGTTAAGTAGAAGATGCCTTAGTCTTGGAGAAGGAAG GATTGTCAGTGCCATGAAGGGAGCTCTCCGTGAGCCtgacaagaagaaaaaattcaCTGGCCATTTGGTCATTGACAGAACTGCGCTTCAAAGACAAAACCAGGAGATG AGGAATGCAGTATCAACATCCCATTGTTCTCAGCCCAATACAATAGAGTACCCCATGTCCATTGAATGGCTACTGCATTATGCGAAGTTTAATGCATGTTGGGATGCACTATATCAG CGACAAATGAAGGAGATACAAGATGTGAAGAGCAAGCTTAGAATGGACAGGAATTTTTCTGACTAG
- the LOC114185431 gene encoding uncharacterized protein LOC114185431, which yields MMARGGQCFEKLRRFARTVFFVAALVASLLVTSLPVLVAVVDVLVPCVLISSFTCVKCYGFKEHLRRYAFKSSLMDIPLVSVVRSFIIICVYSICDGPALSHGPYLGTVTLSSFISIVLLSVKACVFSVNSQIEAEATISPTRQRLHLKKSWGMPVLFLSSVVFALGHTVVAYRASCRARRKLMFHRVDPEAVLSCKNVFSGYQKVPRSPVPSEGRTPKSDGEMKRKPFGTARDEELPLRLLADSESLFIPCQGLTLHYKLSMPGSPPLNMSSTFCSTSSVTGGLSKLNRHLTCMSPKSHRQLYRSYSNQFYGSSLHAPLLDIPVTSPHLNEEIPVLHLDEIREDENTIKLESLSSEQNVEDIGQVGIILIHGFGGGVFSWRHVMGPLARQSNCTVAAFDRPGWGLTSRLSREDWEKKELPNPYKLESQVDLLLSFCSEIGFSSVVLIGHDDGGLLALMAAQRVQTSMNSFNVTVKGVVLLNVNLSREVVPSFAKILLHTSLGKKHLVRPLLRTEITHVVNRRSWYDATKLTTEVLTLYKAPLYAEGWDEALHEICKLSSETILSAKNADSLLQAVEDIPVLVIAGAEDSLVSMKYCQAMASKFLNSRLVVISGCGHLPHEECPMALLGAISPFINKLFNVYNSQSQ from the exons ATGATGGCGAGGGGAGGACAGTGCTTCGAGAAACTTCGGCGGTTTGCTCGGACGGTTTTCTTCGTCGCGGCATTGGTGGCGTCGCTGCTCGTGACGTCGCTGCCCGTGCTCGTCGCGGTTGTCGACGTGCTAGTCCCTTGCGTCCTCATTTCCAGCttcacctgtgtcaagtgctACGGCTTCAAGGAGCATTTGCGTCGTTACGCTTTCAAGAGCTCCTTGATGGATATTCCTCTCGTTTCGGTCGTACGATCCTTCATCATTATCT GTGTTTATTCTATTTGTGATGGCCCGGCTCTTTCACATGGTCCTTATCTTGGAACTGTGACACTGTCTTCCTTCATCTCAATTGTCCTCCTATCAGTCAAAGCTTGTGTTTTCTCAGTAAATTCTCAGATTGAAGCAGAAGCTACCATTTCCCCTACAAGACAGAGACTCCATTTAAAGAAGTCATGGGGAATGCCTGTCTTATTTCTCTCGTCAGTTGTGTTTGCTCTTGGCCACACTGTGGTTGCTTATAGAGCCAGCTGCAGAGCAAGGAGGAAGCTCATGTTTCATAGAGTTGACCCCGAAGCG GTCCTTTCGTGCAAGAATGTTTTCTCTGGTTATCAGAAGGTCCCTCGGTCTCCTGTTCCCTCCGAAGGGAGAACCCCAAAAAGTGACGGTGAAATGAAAAGGAAGCCTTTTGGAACAGCTCGTGATGAAGAACTGCCACTTAGATTACTTGCAGATTCGGAGAGCTTATTCATCCCCTGCCAAGGTCTTACTCTCCATTACAAGCTCAGCATGCCTGGTTCACCGCCACTTAACATGTCCTCAACATTTTGCTCTACTTCATCGGTGACTGGGGGGTTGTCAAAGTTGAATAGACATTTGACTTGCATGTCTCCAAAATCCCATCGGCAACTCTACCGGAGCTATAGCAATCAATTCTATGGATCATCTCTACATGCTCCTCTTTTAGATATTCCAGTAACCTCTCCCCATCTTAATGAAGAAATCCCTGTTTTGCATCTAGATGAAATTCGTGAAGATGAGAACACAATTAAATTAGAGTCTTTGTCTTCGGAGCAAAATGTAGAGGACATTGGTCAAGTAGGTATTATTTTGATACATGGGTTTGGTGGAGGCGTCTTCTCCTGGCGACATGTAATGGGACCTCTAGCCCGGCAGAGTAATTGCACAGTTGCTGCATTTGATAGGCCTGGTTGGGGATTGACTTCAAGACTGAGCCGGGAGGACTGGGAGAAAAAGGAATTGCCTAATCCTTACAAACTTGAAAGTCAG GTTGATCTCCTTCTGTCTTTCTGTTCTGAGATTGGATTTTCTTCGGTTGTTCTAATTGGTCATGATGATGGAGGGTTGCTTGCTCTGATGGCTGCACAGAGAGTTCAAACATCAATGAATTCTTTCAAC GTTACAGTGAAGGGGGTTGTATTGTTAAATGTTAACTTATCAAGGGAAGTTGTTCCTTCCTTTGCTAAAATCCTTCTGCATACATCTCTTGGAAAGAAACATTTGGTCCGTCCCCTACTAAGAACAGAAATCACCCATGTGGTGAATCGGCGGTCATGGTATGATGCTACCAAACTGACAACAGAAGTTTTGACTCTATATAAG GCTCCGCTATATGCAGAAGGATGGGATGAAGCGCTTCACGAGATTTGTAAATTGTCATCAGAAACCATCCTCTCTGCAAAAAATGCAGACTCATTGCTGCAAGCCGTAGAAGACATTCCAGTGTTGGTCATAGCCGGTGCCGAAGATTCACTCGTCTCAATGAAATATTGTCAAGCAATGGCctccaaatttttaaattct AGACTGGTTGTAATATCCGGATGTGGTCATCTACCCCACGAGGAGTGTCCAATGGCGTTGCTTGGGGCTATATCACCCTTTATTAATAAACTTTTCAATGTATATAACTCTCAAAGCCAATAG